The genomic DNA CGACACTTTTTTCAACCGACAGGCCGGTAGTGACCACCGAACATTCACCCTTTCGTCCGATACAGGGCAGTACAACTAAATGTGGTTGCCTTACAAGTGCATTGCTGCGGAGATGGCGCTGTGTGCCACACGTCCCGCGCGTCGAGAGTCATTCGGAACGGCCCCACGCGACGACCAGCTGCCGCGGTAGGCAACGAGTGAAGACACGTTGTCCCGCGGTGAGGTAGGGCGCGGTTTAAAGGCGCGGCAGCTGGGAAGGCGCGCCGGCGAGCGCCCCCGACGGCTCCGGGACAGggacagcggcagcggcagcggcggcgccagGGTCGCCGTCGGCGGCGGGCTGGCACTTGCGGTAGAAGTctggcggcggcgcggcggcgggcccggcgcgcggcgccagcagGCGGCGGCACGAGTCGCAGACGGTGTCGCTGCGCGGCGAGCAGGCGCGCGCCTCGAACAGGCCGGGCCCGCAGCGCGAGCACAGCCAGCAGGGCGCGCGCGCCGAGTGGTGCGGCGAGTAGGCGACGCCGGCGGCGCAGCGCGCGCACGCCGTGCCCTGCCCGCGCGCCCGGTCGCACGCCGCCACGGCGCCCCAGCCGGGCGCGCAGCGCGAGCAGCCGGCCCGCCGGTGGCGCAGCCGCGGCAGCGCGCCCGCCTCGCGCACCTGCAACACGGGCAGCCGCCGTCAAAACGGGCCGCGCGGTTGCCACGGAAACGCCCGTCTCGAACCGCTGCCGCGCGCCGCGCTCCAGGTCCGCGCCGCCTgtcacagaacgcgctgagcgtgaTGTCAGGTACGGAACCCCGAGCCACACGTTCGCCGAACCGCTGGTgcggacgcggcggcagctatgaaatacttatcatccgatcccAAGGAAACTATTCGGTACAAAAATCTGATTCTTGTGAATTCTTTCGATAAAGgaccgaatttcttttcgttattcgtcgtggttagttgctgtatcgcatttacgtaaacctttacacgaaattttaatgagtatgatgaggtaaaaacgcattgcgtcGACTTTTCG from Schistocerca gregaria isolate iqSchGreg1 unplaced genomic scaffold, iqSchGreg1.2 ptg000304l, whole genome shotgun sequence includes the following:
- the LOC126305265 gene encoding uncharacterized protein LOC126305265, with translation MVAASTTLASLSLLLLLLLILPQVREAGALPRLRHRRAGCSRCAPGWGAVAACDRARGQGTACARCAAGVAYSPHHSARAPCWLCSRCGPGLFEARACSPRSDTVCDSCRRLLAPRAGPAAAPPPDFYRKCQPAADGDPGAAAAAAAVPVPEPSGALAGAPSQLPRL